A genomic window from Anthocerotibacter panamensis C109 includes:
- the recD2 gene encoding SF1B family DNA helicase RecD2, translating to MSSAPEILQALVERVTYHNPENGYSVLRVKVPRCQDVVTAVGSFAQVQPGQTLALSGVWRNNPRFGPQFEVLKAEETRPATLNGIEKYLGSGLIKGVGPVTARRIVRHFGLETLEILEGQPERIIEVKGVGKKRVEMIRKAWLAQQAIKEVMVFLQSHGVSTLHAVKIYKTYQDQAIATVQENPYRLAQDIYGIGFKTADQIAQHLGVAPDSTQRLQAALAYTLLTATEEGHCFLPLEEMIEQTAVLLELDLAMVRNLLTEAARLLTQAEQIVVEDYEGGWACYAPALYYSERNLARRLLALLRQPASVDRQRVDQWLERYTDHFHLSLSDEQQEAVRRSAQERVLVLTGGPGTGKTTTTRTIVALWRAMGKQVLLASPTGRAAQRLSEVTGQEAKTIHRLLEFDPKNFGFKHNEENPLACDAVVIDEASMIDVVLAYNLLKAIPHHAQLLLVGDQDQLPSVGPGNVLRDLLGSDAIPVVRLNQVFRQAAQSLIVTNAHCINRGQPPTLVAPKPEVDCWFIEAREPEMVVDQIQALVSKTLPGLGYDPFQDVQILSPMNRGLVGATHLNTVLQNVLNPADPAKAQLERGNRLYRVGDRVIQRTNDYTLHLFNGDLGQIQGIDLEEQQMEIVFGERTVEYDFADLNELGLAFAVSIHKSQGSEYPVCIIPVHTQHFPMLSRQLIYTGLTRARKLAILVGTRKALGIAIRKVGTNKRYTRLAEKLTIVA from the coding sequence ATGTCCTCCGCTCCTGAAATACTCCAAGCTCTGGTTGAACGGGTGACTTACCATAACCCCGAGAACGGCTATAGTGTCTTGCGGGTGAAGGTGCCGCGCTGTCAGGATGTAGTGACCGCAGTGGGCAGTTTCGCTCAGGTGCAGCCGGGGCAGACCCTCGCACTCTCGGGTGTCTGGCGCAATAACCCCCGTTTTGGTCCCCAATTTGAAGTCCTCAAAGCCGAGGAGACGCGCCCCGCCACGCTCAATGGCATCGAGAAATATCTGGGCTCGGGGCTCATCAAAGGGGTGGGTCCGGTGACTGCTCGTCGTATCGTGCGCCACTTTGGGCTGGAGACGCTGGAGATTTTAGAGGGGCAACCGGAACGGATTATTGAAGTCAAGGGTGTGGGAAAAAAGCGGGTCGAGATGATCCGCAAAGCTTGGTTAGCGCAGCAGGCTATTAAAGAAGTCATGGTTTTCTTACAGTCCCACGGAGTGAGTACCCTCCATGCCGTCAAAATTTATAAGACCTACCAAGACCAAGCTATTGCCACTGTCCAAGAAAATCCCTATCGTCTCGCCCAGGATATCTACGGCATTGGCTTCAAAACTGCCGACCAAATCGCGCAGCACCTCGGGGTTGCCCCAGACAGTACCCAACGTCTCCAAGCTGCTCTCGCCTATACCCTACTCACAGCCACCGAAGAGGGCCACTGCTTCCTGCCGTTGGAGGAGATGATTGAGCAGACGGCGGTATTGCTGGAGCTAGACCTTGCTATGGTCCGCAACCTGCTGACCGAAGCCGCCCGTCTGCTGACTCAGGCTGAGCAGATTGTTGTTGAGGACTATGAGGGAGGCTGGGCTTGCTACGCTCCAGCCCTCTATTACAGTGAACGCAACCTCGCGCGCCGTCTGCTGGCTTTGCTCAGGCAGCCCGCCTCGGTGGATCGACAGCGGGTGGACCAGTGGTTAGAGCGCTACACAGATCACTTTCACTTGAGCCTCTCGGACGAACAACAAGAAGCAGTCCGCAGGTCGGCGCAGGAGCGGGTCTTAGTATTGACCGGCGGTCCGGGGACGGGCAAGACGACCACTACGCGGACGATAGTGGCGCTGTGGCGGGCGATGGGTAAACAGGTTCTTTTGGCCTCACCCACGGGTCGGGCAGCGCAACGGCTCAGTGAAGTCACCGGACAGGAGGCGAAGACCATTCACCGCCTCCTCGAGTTTGACCCGAAGAACTTTGGCTTCAAGCACAATGAGGAAAATCCGCTAGCATGTGATGCGGTGGTGATTGACGAGGCTTCGATGATTGATGTGGTCCTCGCCTACAACCTACTCAAGGCCATCCCTCACCACGCCCAACTTTTGTTGGTCGGGGACCAAGACCAATTGCCGAGTGTTGGGCCAGGGAATGTGCTGCGGGATCTGCTGGGCTCCGATGCGATTCCGGTGGTGCGCCTGAATCAGGTGTTTCGGCAGGCGGCCCAGAGTCTGATTGTGACCAATGCTCACTGCATCAATCGGGGTCAGCCTCCAACGTTAGTTGCGCCTAAGCCAGAGGTGGATTGCTGGTTTATCGAGGCCCGAGAGCCGGAAATGGTGGTTGACCAGATTCAAGCGCTGGTGAGCAAGACGCTACCCGGTCTGGGTTATGACCCTTTCCAAGATGTGCAGATTCTCTCTCCGATGAACCGGGGGTTGGTCGGGGCGACGCATCTCAACACTGTTCTACAAAATGTCCTGAACCCCGCCGACCCCGCCAAGGCCCAACTAGAGCGGGGCAATCGCCTCTATCGGGTCGGAGACCGGGTGATCCAAAGGACCAACGATTACACATTGCATCTTTTTAATGGTGACCTTGGGCAGATCCAGGGAATTGACTTGGAGGAGCAGCAGATGGAGATTGTGTTTGGGGAGCGGACGGTGGAATACGACTTCGCGGACCTCAATGAGTTGGGTTTGGCCTTTGCGGTTTCGATTCATAAAAGTCAGGGCTCGGAGTACCCAGTCTGCATTATTCCAGTCCATACCCAACACTTCCCGATGCTCTCGCGCCAACTGATCTACACGGGGCTCACCCGCGCTCGTAAGCTGGCTATTTTGGTGGGCACGCGTAAAGCCTTGGGCATTGCTATCCGCAAAGTAGGCACCAACAAACGCTACACGCGCTTGGCAGAGAAATTGACAATCGTCGCTTGA
- the tgt gene encoding tRNA guanosine(34) transglycosylase Tgt has protein sequence MNFSFTLLKSCSETKARAGVFMTPHGAVLTPCFMPVGTLATVKTLTPAQLEQCGAGMILANTYHLHLQPGEDVVAGAGGVHRFMNWSGPMLTDSGGFQVFSLDQLRTLDDDGVTFRAPSGDPIRFTPEEATRIQNVLGADVIMCFDECPPAQATYEAVQKAVERTTAWAKRCQRYHTRSDQAQFGIVQGGIFPDLRAQSARELIALDFPGYAIGGVSVGEEVDLIRSVVETTAPLLPPDKPRYLMGIGTYRELAQSVAQGIDLFDCVLPTRLARHGAALVRGERWNLKNAQFRRDYTALDATCPCYTCQNFTRAYLCHLIRTQEVLGLTLLAIHNVTEMVGFVRGLREAILEGRFHEKLLPF, from the coding sequence TTGAACTTTAGTTTTACGCTGCTCAAATCCTGTAGCGAGACCAAGGCCCGCGCTGGTGTATTTATGACGCCCCACGGAGCGGTCTTAACGCCCTGTTTTATGCCCGTGGGGACCCTGGCGACGGTTAAGACGCTGACACCCGCACAATTGGAACAGTGCGGTGCAGGGATGATTCTCGCCAACACCTATCATCTACATCTGCAACCGGGTGAGGATGTGGTCGCTGGGGCGGGCGGGGTACATCGCTTTATGAATTGGTCCGGGCCGATGCTCACGGACTCTGGGGGATTCCAGGTTTTTAGTCTGGATCAATTGCGGACTTTAGATGATGATGGGGTGACTTTTCGGGCTCCAAGTGGCGATCCGATTCGCTTTACGCCCGAGGAAGCGACCCGGATTCAGAATGTCCTTGGGGCAGATGTGATCATGTGTTTCGACGAATGCCCGCCTGCTCAGGCTACTTATGAGGCGGTCCAAAAAGCTGTCGAGCGGACGACAGCCTGGGCAAAGCGCTGTCAGCGCTATCACACTCGAAGTGACCAAGCGCAATTTGGCATTGTTCAGGGAGGGATCTTCCCGGATTTGCGGGCTCAGTCGGCGAGAGAATTGATCGCGCTGGATTTTCCGGGCTATGCCATTGGCGGGGTGAGTGTCGGAGAGGAGGTGGACCTCATCCGTTCTGTAGTCGAGACGACCGCCCCTCTTTTGCCTCCCGACAAGCCGCGCTATCTGATGGGCATTGGCACCTATCGAGAACTGGCGCAGTCGGTAGCCCAAGGAATTGACCTCTTTGATTGTGTCCTGCCGACTCGTCTAGCCCGTCATGGTGCAGCTTTAGTCCGTGGCGAGCGCTGGAACCTCAAAAACGCCCAATTCCGCCGCGACTACACCGCCCTGGATGCTACCTGTCCCTGCTATACCTGCCAAAACTTTACCCGCGCCTATCTCTGCCACCTGATCCGTACCCAGGAAGTCTTGGGCCTGACGCTCTTGGCGATCCACAATGTGACGGAGATGGTGGGTTTTGTGCGGGGATTGCGCGAGGCAATCCTTGAGGGTCGATTCCATGAAAAGCTGTTGCCTTTTTGA
- a CDS encoding response regulator, whose product MRVLLVEDDRMIGVAVEQALKDATYAVDWVRDGQTALITLASQNYDVVLLDLGLPQKDGLDILRDLRSKNNPVPLLVLTARDALEDRLRGLDSGADDYVVKPFAMAELLARMRAIVRRKGGTSGPMLSNGMLTLDPSTREATVDGVTSRLSGREFSLLQALLIRPGAILSRSELEDRIYGWGEEVESNAVEFLIHALRKKLGSKSIKNVRGVGWMVSKER is encoded by the coding sequence ATGAGGGTATTGTTGGTGGAAGATGACCGGATGATCGGTGTAGCGGTTGAGCAGGCGCTCAAAGATGCAACCTACGCGGTGGATTGGGTGCGCGATGGACAGACGGCGCTAATCACTCTGGCGAGCCAAAACTACGACGTAGTGCTTCTGGACTTGGGCTTGCCCCAAAAAGATGGCCTAGACATTCTGCGCGACCTCCGGTCAAAAAACAACCCGGTTCCTTTGCTGGTCCTCACCGCCCGTGATGCTTTGGAAGACCGTCTCCGGGGTCTGGACAGCGGTGCTGATGATTACGTGGTAAAACCCTTTGCGATGGCGGAATTGCTGGCACGAATGCGGGCCATTGTCCGGCGTAAAGGTGGCACCTCTGGCCCAATGCTCTCCAATGGTATGCTGACGCTTGATCCATCCACGCGTGAAGCCACCGTGGACGGGGTTACAAGCCGCCTGTCTGGACGGGAGTTTTCTTTACTGCAAGCCCTATTGATCCGCCCTGGGGCCATCCTCTCCCGCAGCGAATTGGAGGATCGTATTTATGGCTGGGGTGAAGAAGTCGAGAGCAATGCCGTCGAATTTCTCATTCACGCGCTGCGCAAAAAATTGGGTAGCAAATCCATCAAGAATGTCAGGGGGGTGGGATGGATGGTTTCCAAGGAGCGCTAA
- a CDS encoding pentapeptide repeat-containing protein, producing the protein MKQEQLDKLLSEHKSWFDDKSKGARLKLIGVDLREANLVGGGLYDAYLEDVDFTGANLRGALFLRAELKNIRFCGADMTAVDFTNATLRDVDFSGANLTEGQLASIRAYDCKFNVARMNKAFLVKANLDAVSMKGASLREAECRRLYLSPGSLQQADLYKADFSYALLDNVDLREANLAETIFFHTRMGPIHIHGIKGIPAQIGHCGIENIDFSEAGDGSDIRSEGFFDHLRVNN; encoded by the coding sequence ATGAAGCAGGAACAGTTGGATAAACTTTTGTCAGAGCATAAATCGTGGTTTGATGACAAATCTAAGGGGGCTCGCCTCAAGCTAATAGGCGTTGACTTGAGAGAAGCTAATCTCGTAGGAGGTGGACTCTATGACGCATATCTAGAGGATGTAGACTTTACAGGGGCAAACCTTCGGGGAGCCTTATTTCTCCGTGCGGAACTTAAAAACATACGTTTCTGTGGAGCAGATATGACCGCAGTAGATTTTACTAACGCTACCTTAAGAGATGTTGATTTTTCAGGTGCCAATCTGACTGAGGGGCAACTAGCTAGTATCCGAGCTTATGATTGTAAGTTTAATGTAGCTCGGATGAACAAAGCTTTTCTGGTAAAAGCTAACTTGGATGCAGTAAGCATGAAGGGGGCATCTCTGAGAGAAGCAGAATGTAGGCGTCTTTATCTAAGTCCAGGTTCGTTGCAACAAGCAGATCTCTATAAAGCTGACTTTAGCTATGCACTACTTGATAATGTTGATTTGAGAGAAGCTAATCTTGCTGAAACTATCTTTTTCCATACTCGGATGGGTCCAATCCATATTCATGGCATTAAAGGGATACCTGCCCAAATTGGGCATTGTGGTATTGAGAATATCGACTTTAGTGAAGCAGGGGATGGATCTGATATTCGTTCCGAAGGATTTTTTGACCATTTGCGCGTAAACAATTAA
- a CDS encoding SDR family oxidoreductase, producing the protein MEKRVWLITGTSTGFGRGLTEAALADGDTVIATARRVEQIQDFAAKFGEQVLTLPLDVTDPAAPQQAVAAGLARFGRIDVLVNNAGYGYFATQEEGNLAEVARMFQTNVFGLIRVTQAVLPQMRTQRSGLIVNLSSIAGRIAFAGGGFYNASKSAVEALSEALFYEVASFGIRVLVIEPGAYATDFGSRSALRDPGPEDTPYQELRPVWGSTILQIMPERQDPADGIAQIRAAIAQPEPFARIAVGRDAQRAIAQRAELGDQVFVQQMAQRYGLDLPW; encoded by the coding sequence ATGGAAAAACGTGTTTGGTTGATTACGGGAACCTCCACAGGCTTTGGCCGGGGGCTGACCGAAGCAGCTCTGGCGGATGGGGATACAGTCATCGCCACGGCCCGCCGCGTCGAGCAGATCCAGGATTTCGCGGCGAAGTTTGGAGAACAGGTACTCACGCTGCCTTTGGATGTGACTGATCCCGCTGCGCCTCAGCAGGCTGTAGCAGCGGGGTTGGCTCGCTTTGGTCGGATCGATGTGCTGGTCAACAATGCTGGCTACGGCTACTTCGCCACCCAGGAAGAGGGCAACCTAGCTGAAGTAGCGCGGATGTTTCAGACCAATGTCTTTGGGCTGATCCGAGTGACCCAGGCGGTCTTACCCCAGATGCGTACCCAGCGTTCGGGCCTTATCGTCAATCTCAGCAGCATTGCCGGACGGATTGCCTTTGCCGGGGGCGGCTTCTACAATGCGAGCAAATCCGCTGTCGAGGCTCTGAGCGAAGCCTTATTCTATGAAGTGGCGAGCTTCGGAATTCGGGTCTTGGTCATCGAGCCGGGAGCCTACGCTACGGACTTTGGCAGCCGCTCTGCCCTACGTGACCCCGGCCCTGAGGACACTCCCTACCAGGAACTTCGCCCTGTCTGGGGTTCGACCATCCTCCAGATCATGCCCGAGCGCCAAGACCCCGCAGATGGTATTGCTCAAATTCGAGCGGCAATAGCACAGCCTGAGCCCTTCGCGCGGATAGCGGTAGGTCGGGATGCCCAGCGTGCGATTGCCCAAAGGGCCGAACTGGGGGATCAGGTTTTTGTTCAACAGATGGCCCAGCGCTATGGGCTCGACCTGCCATGGTGA
- a CDS encoding ATP-binding protein — protein sequence MDGFQGALKQSLQFRLSAWLSLIILVGALAASIFSFVSAFQEAIELQDDQLRQMVALINRQHWSVTQAKSQADGLDADPESRVVLQLMQQAGQRFGELPGLAVDVPDGMQTVTINHLSWRVFVKTLDSGSRVALGQRTAERDEIAHDSALRTLMPFLILIPILLLLVSDLIHKMFRVLTRMAADLDQRSEQDLRAIADTHVPSEIRPFVVAINRLLARVAQSVAVQRRFVADAAHELRSPLTALSLQAERLEAADMSTQASERLTALRKGIQRTRSLLEQLLTLARVQELSYRQSESVSLQSVFRQVLEDLMPLAEAKDLDVGVVSAEDAHIMAQEAHLKTLLKNLVDNAIRYTPDGGQIDLYVRTTQSSVILQVEDTGPGIPEAERDRVFDPFYRVVGQDEVGSGLGLAIVQTIAEQLGADLSLGYANEQTKSGLRVKVTFPINSVLCKRTPDQ from the coding sequence ATGGATGGTTTCCAAGGAGCGCTAAAGCAATCCTTGCAGTTCAGGCTTTCAGCTTGGCTCTCGCTGATCATTCTGGTCGGGGCTTTGGCTGCCAGTATTTTTTCGTTCGTGTCGGCATTCCAAGAGGCCATTGAGCTGCAAGACGATCAGCTACGGCAGATGGTCGCCTTGATCAACCGTCAGCACTGGTCCGTCACGCAGGCTAAGTCGCAAGCGGATGGCCTCGACGCTGACCCTGAATCCCGCGTTGTCCTTCAGCTCATGCAACAAGCTGGGCAACGCTTTGGTGAGCTTCCTGGCTTAGCCGTGGATGTGCCCGATGGCATGCAAACGGTCACGATAAACCATCTGTCCTGGCGGGTGTTCGTCAAAACTCTGGATTCAGGTTCCCGAGTTGCGCTTGGTCAGCGGACCGCCGAGCGCGATGAAATCGCCCACGACAGCGCCCTACGGACGCTGATGCCCTTCTTGATCCTGATCCCCATCTTGTTACTTCTGGTGAGCGACCTGATCCATAAAATGTTCAGGGTATTGACAAGGATGGCAGCGGACCTCGATCAGCGCTCCGAACAGGATCTGCGTGCCATCGCCGACACGCACGTACCCTCAGAAATCCGCCCTTTTGTGGTGGCGATCAATCGCTTACTGGCGCGCGTTGCCCAATCAGTGGCGGTGCAACGCCGCTTTGTTGCAGACGCTGCCCACGAATTGCGCTCACCGCTGACGGCACTTTCCCTGCAAGCCGAGCGTCTGGAAGCAGCGGATATGTCCACTCAGGCGAGCGAGCGGTTGACAGCGTTACGCAAAGGGATTCAACGGACACGGAGCTTGCTTGAGCAACTGCTCACCTTGGCCCGTGTGCAGGAGTTATCTTATAGGCAATCCGAATCGGTATCCCTGCAGTCTGTTTTTCGTCAGGTGCTGGAAGATTTGATGCCCCTTGCAGAAGCCAAGGATCTTGATGTAGGCGTAGTGAGCGCTGAAGATGCCCACATAATGGCCCAAGAAGCGCACCTGAAAACCTTGCTCAAGAATCTTGTGGACAATGCGATTCGCTACACGCCTGACGGCGGGCAGATCGATCTCTACGTGCGGACCACTCAAAGCAGCGTGATTTTACAGGTTGAGGATACAGGGCCTGGTATTCCAGAAGCAGAACGTGACCGGGTGTTTGATCCGTTCTACCGTGTAGTGGGCCAGGATGAAGTGGGCTCGGGGCTCGGGTTAGCTATTGTCCAGACCATTGCCGAGCAGCTCGGGGCGGACCTTAGCCTTGGCTATGCCAACGAGCAAACCAAGTCTGGGCTACGGGTCAAGGTGACTTTCCCAATAAACAGCGTCCTGTGCAAGCGCACCCCTGACCAATAG
- the proB gene encoding glutamate 5-kinase, which produces MNTQPALLVVKVGTSTLTDGQTGRLRLGVMADLAQTLCLICETGWRVVLVSSGAIGVGAQRLGLKARPTDLATKQAAAAVGQGLLMSWYEQFFRANSRTIAQVLLTRGDLAQRNRYLNAQRTLQALLDLGVVPIINENDTVAVNELTFGDNDTLSALVANLLSARLLVLLTDVAGFYSANPRLDPEARLIEEVDMVSPALRQLAGGRGSNWGTGGMSTKLEAAFIATHSGIPTVITDGSQPRALLDLIQGKSVGTRFKAQPQGTSSRKRWIAHGLVPRGKLFLDPGAIRAITQHHKSLLPAGITALEGEFQDGDLVCLCDQGGREWGRGLVNYTSLDLQRILGKQTREIPLLLDEPEPPTTVVHRDNLIVLAIEPTE; this is translated from the coding sequence ATGAATACCCAACCTGCGCTACTGGTCGTCAAAGTCGGTACCTCCACCCTGACCGATGGGCAGACAGGCCGTCTGCGTCTCGGAGTGATGGCAGATCTCGCCCAAACCCTGTGTTTGATCTGCGAAACAGGCTGGCGGGTCGTCCTGGTTAGCTCGGGAGCCATTGGGGTCGGAGCCCAGCGGCTGGGGCTCAAGGCCCGACCCACCGACCTTGCCACCAAACAGGCTGCCGCTGCGGTGGGGCAGGGCCTCTTGATGAGTTGGTACGAACAGTTTTTTCGGGCCAATAGTCGGACAATTGCCCAGGTCTTGCTCACCCGAGGCGACTTGGCCCAGCGCAACCGCTATCTCAACGCCCAGCGTACCCTCCAAGCACTCCTCGATCTTGGCGTGGTCCCCATCATCAATGAGAACGACACAGTCGCAGTCAACGAACTTACTTTTGGCGATAATGACACGCTTTCTGCCCTCGTAGCGAACCTGCTTTCGGCCCGCCTGCTGGTGCTGCTGACGGATGTGGCGGGGTTTTATTCTGCCAATCCCCGCCTCGACCCCGAAGCTCGCCTCATCGAAGAAGTAGACATGGTTTCTCCAGCGTTGCGCCAACTGGCTGGAGGGCGCGGGAGCAATTGGGGCACCGGAGGGATGAGCACCAAACTGGAGGCCGCTTTCATCGCTACCCACAGCGGTATTCCCACTGTCATCACGGACGGCTCCCAGCCTCGCGCCCTCCTTGACCTAATCCAGGGTAAGAGTGTCGGTACCCGCTTTAAGGCCCAACCCCAAGGAACTTCCTCGCGCAAACGGTGGATCGCCCATGGTTTGGTCCCCCGAGGGAAACTCTTTCTCGATCCCGGAGCCATCCGCGCTATCACCCAACACCATAAGTCACTCCTTCCGGCGGGTATCACTGCGCTGGAAGGGGAATTTCAGGACGGGGATCTGGTCTGTTTATGTGACCAAGGGGGGCGTGAGTGGGGCCGGGGGCTGGTCAACTACACCAGTCTGGACCTCCAACGCATCCTCGGCAAACAGACCCGAGAAATTCCTCTGCTGCTCGATGAGCCGGAACCGCCCACTACTGTGGTCCACCGTGACAACCTGATCGTGCTGGCTATTGAGCCTACCGAGTAG
- a CDS encoding COG4705 family protein, which produces MGTSLRDSTTQMLNKVPEVTIFFWIIKIMATTVGETAADFLIFNLNFGLTGTSILMGVLLLVFLLIQVRSKQYVPWLYWGTVVLLSIFGTLITDSLVDNFGVALQTTTIVFSVSLLATFAGWYASERTLSIHSIYTTKRELFYWAAILFTFALGTAAGDLAAEGMHLGYATSALIYGALIGVITITYYAFKANAIMAFWIAYVLTRPFGASCGDFLSQPTSNGGLGLGTVGTSAIFLVAILGLVSYLSITQKKLLAKSYEASP; this is translated from the coding sequence ATGGGTACATCGCTACGTGACAGCACAACGCAAATGCTGAACAAGGTTCCAGAAGTCACGATTTTCTTCTGGATCATCAAAATTATGGCTACCACTGTCGGGGAAACGGCGGCGGATTTTCTTATTTTCAATCTGAATTTTGGTCTTACAGGCACTTCCATCCTTATGGGGGTTTTGCTTTTGGTTTTTCTGCTCATTCAGGTGCGGTCTAAACAATACGTACCATGGCTTTATTGGGGCACCGTAGTTCTACTCAGCATTTTCGGCACCCTCATTACTGATAGTCTGGTGGATAATTTCGGGGTGGCACTGCAAACAACAACTATCGTGTTTAGTGTATCCCTACTGGCGACGTTTGCGGGCTGGTACGCTAGCGAAAGAACCCTGTCTATCCACAGCATCTACACTACCAAGCGAGAACTCTTTTACTGGGCGGCTATCTTGTTCACTTTTGCCTTGGGTACGGCAGCGGGCGATCTTGCCGCAGAGGGTATGCACCTCGGTTACGCGACATCTGCGCTGATCTATGGTGCGTTGATTGGGGTCATTACGATTACCTATTACGCCTTTAAAGCCAACGCGATCATGGCATTCTGGATTGCTTATGTGCTTACTCGCCCGTTTGGTGCATCGTGCGGGGATTTTTTATCACAGCCTACTAGCAACGGTGGTTTGGGCCTAGGTACTGTCGGAACGAGCGCGATCTTCCTTGTGGCTATCCTCGGCTTGGTGTCGTATTTAAGCATCACGCAAAAGAAATTACTCGCCAAAAGCTATGAGGCAAGTCCATGA
- a CDS encoding pentapeptide repeat-containing protein yields MRLSAVKLSVTILTLLSLNGCATTLLVYGQICVGCNLRGANLARTYIPNLNASQADLSKADLDVIIWPGANLEGAILEGAAGKTPSLERANLKGTNLKNTYLGGAVLYEVDLRGAYMWKTYLGGASLQCANLLGTNLENADLRGAEYDDNTRFPPGFDPVKAGTIKHKLSWLTDKTCSKRWDKRF; encoded by the coding sequence ATGCGCCTATCAGCAGTAAAGCTCTCTGTAACAATCCTGACACTTTTGAGTCTCAATGGTTGTGCTACTACCCTTCTTGTATACGGGCAAATATGTGTGGGCTGTAACTTGAGAGGGGCGAACCTTGCTCGGACGTACATTCCAAATCTCAATGCCAGTCAAGCCGATTTGAGTAAAGCTGACCTAGATGTGATCATTTGGCCGGGAGCCAACCTAGAAGGAGCAATTCTAGAAGGAGCAGCTGGGAAGACACCTTCTCTAGAAAGAGCAAACCTAAAGGGCACTAATCTAAAGAATACGTATTTAGGAGGAGCAGTTTTGTATGAGGTTGATTTAAGGGGAGCCTATATGTGGAAAACGTACCTGGGGGGTGCCAGTCTTCAATGTGCAAACCTGCTGGGGACAAATCTAGAGAATGCTGACTTGAGGGGGGCTGAATATGATGATAATACTCGTTTTCCTCCAGGTTTTGACCCTGTCAAAGCTGGCACGATTAAACATAAACTGTCCTGGTTGACTGACAAAACTTGCTCAAAGCGATGGGACAAACGCTTCTAA
- a CDS encoding pentapeptide repeat-containing protein: MRLSAVKLSVTILTLLTVSSCATTATRLVDSKECIGCDLRGARLANTYIPKANASGANLSKADLDNIDWRDANLEGAILEGVGMKTSTLIGANLRHAHLENAYMGGTVLWNADLEGAYVWKTNLEGAHLQGANLLGTNLENANLRYAAYDENTRFPPSFDPVKAGMQKGKLPAGLHKSKFP, encoded by the coding sequence ATGCGCCTATCAGCAGTAAAGCTCTCTGTAACAATCCTGACACTCCTAACTGTAAGTAGTTGTGCTACCACTGCTACTCGACTAGTAGACTCGAAGGAATGCATCGGTTGCGACTTGAGAGGGGCGCGGCTTGCTAATACCTATATACCAAAAGCTAATGCTAGTGGGGCTAATCTAAGTAAAGCTGATTTGGATAATATCGATTGGAGAGATGCCAACCTAGAAGGAGCAATTCTAGAAGGAGTAGGCATGAAAACATCTACACTAATAGGAGCAAATTTACGGCATGCACACCTAGAGAATGCATACATGGGTGGAACAGTTTTGTGGAATGCTGATTTAGAAGGAGCCTACGTGTGGAAAACCAACTTAGAGGGTGCTCATCTTCAAGGGGCAAATCTTTTAGGAACGAATTTGGAGAATGCTAATTTACGATATGCTGCATATGATGAAAATACTCGTTTTCCTCCAAGCTTTGACCCTGTCAAAGCTGGTATGCAAAAAGGTAAACTGCCTGCTGGCTTACATAAAAGTAAATTTCCTTAA